A genomic window from Pseudomonas leptonychotis includes:
- a CDS encoding EAL domain-containing protein → MSTASGCSACRDGQGLGFPISMAFQPIINLNTGTIFAHEALVRGTAGESAGSLLSKLNADNLYPFDQACRITALQWAAKLQIPAMVSINFMPNAVYKPETCIRATLEAATRFNFPLERIIFEVTEQEQVLDIDHLTGILRAYRKQGFMTAIDDFGAGYAGLNLLADFQPDLIKLDMQLIRDIDQDNVRQILVEATLQMCRKLNIRVIAEGIESLGELHALRDMGVELFQGYLLAKPGFESLPEVHYPA, encoded by the coding sequence CATGGCCTTTCAGCCCATTATCAACCTGAACACCGGGACCATATTTGCCCACGAAGCGCTGGTGCGCGGTACTGCTGGTGAGTCCGCCGGCAGCCTGCTGAGCAAGCTCAACGCGGACAATCTCTACCCATTCGACCAGGCCTGCCGGATTACTGCCCTGCAGTGGGCTGCCAAACTGCAAATACCGGCCATGGTCTCGATCAACTTTATGCCCAACGCGGTGTACAAGCCGGAAACCTGCATCCGCGCCACGCTGGAGGCGGCAACTCGCTTCAACTTCCCGCTGGAGCGGATTATCTTCGAGGTCACCGAACAAGAGCAGGTGCTGGATATCGACCATCTCACGGGCATCCTGCGCGCCTACCGCAAGCAGGGCTTTATGACGGCGATTGATGATTTCGGTGCAGGCTATGCCGGCCTCAATTTACTGGCCGACTTCCAGCCCGACTTGATCAAGCTGGATATGCAGCTGATTCGTGACATCGACCAAGACAACGTACGCCAGATTCTGGTCGAAGCGACCTTACAGATGTGCCGTAAGCTGAATATTCGAGTGATTGCCGAAGGCATCGAAAGCCTCGGTGAACTGCATGCGCTGCGCGATATGGGCGTGGAGCTATTTCAAGGCTACTTGCTGGCCAAACCGGGCTTTGAGTCGCTACCCGAGGTCCATTACCCAGCCTGA
- the mscL gene encoding large-conductance mechanosensitive channel protein MscL has protein sequence MSIISEFKAFAVKGNVVDMAVGIIIGAAFGKIVSSFVGDVVMPPLGMLIGGVDFSDLAIVLKAAEGDVAAVTVGYGKFIQTIIDFVIVAFAIFMGVKVINRLKREEEAAPAAPAAPTKEQELLSEIRDLLKAQQAKE, from the coding sequence ATGAGCATAATCAGTGAATTCAAAGCCTTTGCAGTTAAGGGCAATGTGGTCGACATGGCCGTGGGCATCATCATCGGCGCGGCCTTCGGCAAGATCGTCTCCTCCTTCGTCGGTGACGTGGTGATGCCACCCCTGGGCATGCTGATTGGCGGCGTGGACTTCTCCGACCTGGCCATTGTGCTCAAAGCTGCCGAAGGCGATGTCGCGGCTGTAACCGTGGGCTACGGCAAATTTATCCAGACGATTATCGATTTTGTGATTGTGGCCTTCGCCATCTTTATGGGCGTTAAGGTGATCAACAGACTCAAGCGCGAAGAAGAGGCGGCCCCAGCGGCGCCCGCAGCACCGACTAAGGAGCAGGAGCTGCTCAGCGAAATTCGCGACCTGCTCAAGGCTCAGCAGGCCAAGGAGTAG
- a CDS encoding ferredoxin--NADP reductase, whose translation MTSDDKYTQQTLTSIRVWSPSLFSLRCTRDASFRFQAGQFARLGVQKADGSVVWRAYSMASAAHDEFLEFFSIVVPGGEFTSELSRLQVGDSLLVEKQALGFLTLDRFADGRDLWLLASGTGLAPFLSILQGLEVWQRFARVVLVYSARTASELAYQPLIRGLMQQAHLQEYAERFVYLPLVTREQVPGCLHGRITTLLESGELERAAGLSLDPAFSRLMICGNPQMIDDTRALLKQCGLQLSLTRRPGQVAVENYW comes from the coding sequence ATGACCAGTGACGACAAGTACACCCAGCAAACCCTTACCTCTATCCGGGTCTGGTCGCCCAGCCTGTTCAGCCTGCGCTGTACGCGAGATGCGAGCTTTCGCTTTCAGGCTGGGCAGTTCGCCCGGCTGGGTGTGCAGAAGGCCGATGGCTCGGTGGTCTGGCGCGCCTATTCGATGGCCTCGGCGGCCCACGATGAGTTTCTTGAATTCTTCTCCATCGTCGTGCCAGGCGGTGAGTTCACCTCCGAGCTGAGCCGGTTGCAGGTTGGCGACAGCCTGCTGGTGGAAAAGCAGGCGCTGGGCTTTCTTACCCTTGATCGCTTTGCCGATGGCCGCGACCTCTGGTTACTGGCCAGCGGCACCGGTTTGGCACCGTTTCTGTCGATCTTGCAGGGGTTAGAGGTGTGGCAGCGCTTCGCGCGCGTGGTGCTGGTGTACAGCGCACGTACAGCCAGTGAGTTGGCCTATCAGCCGTTGATTCGGGGGCTGATGCAGCAGGCGCATCTGCAGGAATACGCCGAGCGCTTTGTCTACCTGCCCCTGGTAACCCGCGAGCAGGTGCCCGGCTGTCTGCATGGGCGCATCACTACTTTGCTGGAAAGTGGCGAGCTGGAACGGGCAGCGGGTTTGAGTCTGGATCCGGCCTTTTCGCGGCTGATGATCTGCGGCAATCCGCAGATGATCGACGACACCCGCGCGCTGCTGAAGCAGTGTGGCTTACAGCTCAGTCTGACTCGTCGGCCGGGGCAGGTGGCGGTAGAGAACTACTGGTAG
- a CDS encoding DctP family TRAP transporter solute-binding subunit — MFKSLLSLTFMALLVATSPVQAEGKAPIVIKFSHVVAEDTPKGKGALLFKKLVEERLAGQVVVEVYPNSTLFGDGDEINALREGKVQMLAPSLSKFEAYTKQLQVFDLPFLFDDLEAVKRFQKRDKSRELLHAMSSHGIYGLAYWNNGMKQLTANRELRKPEDAKGLVFRIQPSSVLEAQFSQLGAKTVKMPFAEAFKALQAGTIQGTEGPWSNIASQKVDTVQPFINELNHGSLSYMLISSKTFWASIPYKTRTDLEAIIEEVSFSVNKDAEALNNNDRQRIIAAGNAKVVTLTAEERAVWRTALSPMWKTFEAEIGADVLRAAQAVNRR; from the coding sequence ATGTTCAAGTCCCTGTTGTCTTTAACCTTCATGGCGTTGTTGGTCGCGACAAGCCCGGTTCAGGCGGAAGGCAAGGCTCCAATCGTTATCAAGTTTTCCCATGTGGTGGCTGAGGACACGCCCAAGGGCAAGGGCGCGTTGCTGTTTAAAAAACTGGTGGAAGAGCGCTTGGCCGGTCAGGTCGTAGTCGAGGTCTACCCCAACTCGACGTTGTTCGGCGATGGCGATGAGATCAACGCGCTGCGCGAGGGCAAGGTGCAGATGCTGGCGCCCTCGCTGTCCAAGTTCGAGGCCTATACCAAGCAACTGCAGGTATTCGACCTGCCGTTCCTGTTCGATGATCTGGAGGCCGTCAAACGCTTCCAGAAACGTGACAAGAGCCGTGAGCTGCTGCACGCCATGTCCAGTCACGGCATCTACGGCTTGGCGTACTGGAACAACGGTATGAAGCAATTGACCGCTAACCGCGAACTGCGCAAACCCGAGGATGCCAAGGGGCTGGTGTTCCGTATTCAGCCTTCGTCGGTGCTGGAAGCGCAGTTCAGCCAGCTTGGCGCCAAGACCGTGAAAATGCCGTTCGCTGAGGCGTTCAAGGCGCTGCAAGCCGGCACCATCCAGGGCACCGAAGGCCCCTGGTCGAACATCGCCAGCCAAAAGGTCGACACGGTTCAGCCGTTTATCAACGAACTCAACCACGGTTCGTTGAGCTATATGCTGATTAGCAGCAAGACGTTCTGGGCCAGCATCCCCTACAAAACGCGCACGGATTTGGAAGCGATCATCGAAGAGGTCTCCTTCTCGGTAAACAAGGACGCCGAGGCGCTGAACAACAATGATCGTCAGCGCATCATTGCCGCCGGCAATGCCAAAGTGGTCACCCTTACGGCCGAGGAGCGTGCAGTCTGGCGCACTGCGCTGAGCCCGATGTGGAAGACCTTTGAAGCGGAGATCGGTGCCGATGTGCTGCGTGCCGCGCAGGCGGTCAATCGCCGTTAG
- a CDS encoding methyltransferase, translated as MPLLSTPFAQLDLIRQPDQPHEPLQAFDAADEYLLNQMHEQGLTPDSRVLILNDSFGALAASLAGHAQVSSSGDSHLGHLALQVNLLRNQLSADAVKFVPASAVAQGPFDVVLIRVPKTLALLEEQLIRLHGQLAPGAQVIAAAMVKHLPRAAGDLLEKYIGPVQASLAVKKARLLIATPEAKPAPVSPYPTRYRLEKPAIELLNHANVFCREDLDIGTRAFLPHLPKHLSRVRVADLGCGNGVLGIAYALGSPLAELTLVDESYMAVQSAEENWRAALNERPVEIRAGDGLAEQAEDSLDLVLCNPPFHQQQVVGDFLAWRMFQQARAALVTGGELWIVGNRHLGYHAKLKRLFRGVEQVAATPKFVVLKAIK; from the coding sequence ATGCCTTTGCTCAGCACCCCGTTCGCCCAACTCGACCTGATTCGCCAACCCGATCAGCCGCACGAGCCGTTGCAGGCCTTTGATGCCGCCGATGAGTACCTGCTCAACCAGATGCACGAACAAGGGCTGACGCCAGACAGCCGCGTACTGATCCTCAATGACAGCTTCGGTGCATTGGCGGCCAGCCTGGCCGGGCATGCTCAGGTCAGCAGCAGCGGTGACTCGCACCTCGGCCACTTGGCGCTACAGGTCAATTTGTTACGCAATCAGTTGTCGGCAGATGCCGTGAAGTTTGTACCGGCCAGCGCAGTTGCCCAGGGGCCGTTCGATGTGGTGCTGATTCGCGTACCGAAAACTCTAGCGCTGCTGGAAGAGCAACTGATTCGCCTGCACGGCCAGCTCGCGCCTGGTGCTCAGGTAATTGCCGCTGCCATGGTCAAGCACTTGCCGCGTGCAGCCGGCGACCTGTTGGAAAAATATATCGGCCCAGTACAGGCCTCATTGGCGGTGAAAAAAGCCCGCCTGCTGATTGCCACGCCTGAAGCCAAACCCGCCCCCGTATCGCCCTACCCCACGCGCTACCGCTTGGAAAAACCAGCCATCGAGCTGCTCAACCACGCCAATGTGTTCTGCCGCGAAGACCTAGACATCGGCACCCGCGCCTTTCTCCCGCACCTGCCTAAGCACCTCAGCCGCGTGCGCGTAGCCGACCTTGGCTGCGGCAACGGCGTGCTCGGCATCGCCTACGCCTTAGGCAGCCCACTGGCCGAACTGACCTTGGTGGATGAGTCGTATATGGCCGTGCAATCAGCCGAGGAAAACTGGCGTGCGGCGCTGAATGAGCGCCCGGTAGAGATTCGCGCCGGAGATGGCCTGGCCGAGCAGGCAGAGGACTCGCTGGACTTGGTGCTGTGCAACCCGCCATTCCATCAGCAGCAGGTGGTCGGCGACTTCCTCGCCTGGCGCATGTTCCAGCAAGCCCGCGCAGCCTTGGTGACCGGCGGTGAGCTGTGGATAGTCGGCAACCGCCACCTGGGCTACCACGCCAAACTGAAACGACTGTTCCGCGGCGTCGAGCAAGTGGCCGCCACACCCAAGTTTGTGGTGCTCAAAGCGATCAAATAA
- a CDS encoding DUF2474 domain-containing protein has product MNDVEEKKPLWQRLGWLVAIWAGSVLALGAVSYLLRLFMQAAGMGTP; this is encoded by the coding sequence ATGAACGATGTTGAAGAGAAAAAGCCGCTGTGGCAGCGCCTCGGCTGGCTGGTAGCGATCTGGGCCGGCAGCGTGCTGGCCCTGGGCGCGGTGTCCTATCTGCTGCGCCTGTTTATGCAGGCGGCGGGCATGGGGACGCCTTAA
- the cydB gene encoding cytochrome d ubiquinol oxidase subunit II codes for MGIDLSLIWAVIIGFGVMMYVVMDGFDLGIGILFPFVKSEGERNVMMNTVAPVWDGNETWLVLGGAALFGAFPLAYAVVLSALYLPLIFMLLGLIFRGVAFEFRFKAKAAKRHIWDKAFIGGSLTATFFQGVALGAYIDGFEVVDRVYVGGSLGWLTPFSLFCGLALIAAYALLGCTWLIMKTNGRLQQQMHDMARPLVFVLLGVTGIVSIWTPLAHADIAERWFSLPNIFWFMPVPVLVLLCTWALLRAVARNANYMPFLLTLTLIFLGYSGLGISLWPNIIPPSISIWEAAAPPQSQGFILVGALFIIPFILMYTAWSYYVFRGKVTEEDGYH; via the coding sequence ATGGGTATTGATCTCTCGCTGATCTGGGCTGTGATCATCGGCTTCGGGGTGATGATGTATGTGGTCATGGACGGCTTCGATCTGGGCATCGGCATCCTCTTTCCCTTCGTCAAAAGCGAAGGCGAACGCAATGTGATGATGAACACCGTGGCGCCCGTTTGGGACGGTAACGAAACCTGGCTGGTGCTGGGCGGCGCCGCGCTGTTCGGTGCCTTTCCGCTGGCTTACGCGGTGGTGCTCAGTGCGCTGTACCTACCGCTGATCTTTATGCTGTTGGGGCTGATCTTTCGCGGTGTGGCCTTTGAGTTTCGTTTCAAGGCCAAGGCCGCTAAACGGCATATCTGGGACAAAGCGTTTATCGGCGGCTCACTGACCGCGACCTTCTTCCAGGGGGTGGCGCTGGGAGCCTATATCGACGGTTTCGAGGTGGTCGATCGGGTGTACGTCGGCGGCTCGCTCGGCTGGCTCACCCCGTTCTCGCTGTTCTGCGGCCTGGCGCTGATTGCCGCTTATGCGTTGCTCGGCTGCACCTGGCTGATTATGAAAACCAACGGTCGTTTGCAGCAGCAGATGCACGATATGGCGCGGCCGCTGGTGTTCGTCCTGCTCGGCGTCACCGGCATCGTCAGCATTTGGACGCCACTGGCGCATGCCGACATCGCCGAGCGCTGGTTTAGCCTGCCGAATATCTTCTGGTTTATGCCGGTGCCCGTGCTGGTGCTGCTGTGCACCTGGGCTCTGCTGCGGGCAGTGGCGCGCAATGCCAATTACATGCCGTTCCTGCTGACATTAACGTTGATCTTCCTCGGCTATAGCGGTCTTGGCATCAGCCTGTGGCCGAATATCATCCCGCCGTCGATCAGCATCTGGGAAGCCGCCGCGCCGCCGCAGAGCCAGGGCTTTATCCTGGTCGGGGCGCTGTTCATCATTCCGTTCATTCTGATGTACACCGCCTGGAGCTATTACGTGTTTCGCGGCAAGGTGACCGAAGAAGATGGCTACCACTGA
- a CDS encoding cytochrome ubiquinol oxidase subunit I, which yields MFGLEALDLARIQFAFTISFHIVFPAITIGLASYLAVLEGMWLKTGQEVYRDLYHFWAKIFAVNFGMGVVSGLVMAYQFGTNWSAFSDFAGAVTGPLLTYEVLTAFFLEAGFLGVMLFGWNRVGPGLHFFSTVMVAVGTLISTFWILASNSWMHTPQGFEIIDGRVIPVDWFAVVFNPSFPYRLAHMATAAFLSTAFFVGASAAWHLLRGRDNPAIRKMLSMAMWMALIVAPIQAVIGDFHGLNTLKYQPAKIAAIEGHWENHGDEPTPLILFGWPDMEREETRFKVEIPALGSLILTHSLDKQVPALKEFAKEDRPNSTIVFWTFRIMVGLGMLMILTGLWGLWARARGTLFQSRPLLHLAVWMGPSGIIALLAGWYTTEIGRQPWVVYGLMRTADASSGHSFAQMSLTLVLFVVVYFALFGAGIGYMLRLVRKGPVTDEGKEVAEGGPGQKRTPSRPLSAAEEGLEDGHTDSLDERN from the coding sequence ATGTTTGGATTGGAGGCACTCGATCTCGCCAGAATCCAGTTCGCATTCACCATCTCGTTCCACATTGTCTTCCCGGCCATCACCATCGGCCTGGCCAGTTACCTGGCCGTATTGGAAGGTATGTGGCTGAAAACGGGGCAAGAGGTGTACCGCGACCTGTACCACTTCTGGGCGAAGATTTTTGCGGTCAATTTCGGCATGGGCGTGGTCTCCGGGCTGGTCATGGCCTACCAATTCGGCACCAATTGGAGTGCGTTCTCCGACTTTGCCGGGGCGGTCACCGGGCCGCTGCTGACCTATGAAGTGCTCACCGCATTCTTCCTCGAAGCGGGCTTCCTCGGGGTCATGCTGTTTGGCTGGAACCGCGTCGGCCCTGGCTTGCACTTTTTTTCCACGGTGATGGTGGCGGTCGGTACGCTGATCTCAACCTTCTGGATTCTCGCCTCCAACAGCTGGATGCACACCCCGCAGGGCTTCGAAATTATCGACGGTCGGGTGATCCCGGTGGACTGGTTCGCCGTGGTGTTCAACCCCTCGTTCCCTTACCGGTTGGCGCATATGGCCACGGCGGCGTTCCTCTCCACCGCCTTCTTCGTGGGCGCCTCGGCGGCCTGGCACTTGCTACGCGGCCGTGATAACCCGGCGATTCGCAAAATGCTGTCGATGGCGATGTGGATGGCGCTGATCGTAGCGCCAATCCAGGCAGTGATCGGCGACTTCCACGGCCTGAATACGCTCAAGTATCAGCCGGCAAAAATCGCTGCGATCGAAGGCCATTGGGAAAATCATGGCGACGAACCGACGCCGCTGATCCTGTTCGGTTGGCCGGATATGGAGCGCGAAGAAACCCGCTTCAAGGTTGAAATCCCCGCGCTCGGTAGCTTGATCCTGACCCATAGCCTGGATAAGCAGGTGCCGGCGCTCAAGGAGTTTGCCAAAGAAGACCGGCCAAATTCGACCATCGTGTTCTGGACCTTCCGCATCATGGTCGGCCTCGGCATGCTGATGATCCTCACCGGGCTCTGGGGGCTATGGGCGCGCGCACGTGGCACCCTTTTCCAGTCCCGCCCGCTGCTGCATCTGGCGGTGTGGATGGGCCCATCGGGGATCATCGCGCTGCTTGCCGGTTGGTACACCACCGAAATCGGCCGCCAGCCGTGGGTGGTGTATGGCTTGATGCGTACGGCCGATGCCTCGTCCGGGCACAGCTTTGCGCAGATGAGCCTGACTCTGGTGCTATTTGTGGTGGTGTATTTCGCCCTGTTTGGTGCCGGCATCGGTTACATGCTGCGCCTGGTGCGCAAAGGTCCGGTTACCGATGAGGGCAAGGAAGTTGCCGAAGGCGGTCCTGGACAGAAGCGCACACCGTCGCGGCCACTGTCCGCGGCCGAAGAAGGCCTGGAAGACGGCCACACCGACTCGTTGGATGAGAGGAATTGA
- a CDS encoding nucleotidyltransferase family protein, with the protein MPKVIALMLAAGRGSRFGSDKRVALMVDGRSLLAASVERAQQVFSQVHVLLRAEDDPQTLGLAADCQVIRCAEADQGMGHSLAAGIRGLAGQDAEAIAVMLGDMPWVSAHSLQQLCDQATPERIVYPLCEGRRGHPVLFGRAFWPQLLNLTGDQGARELLQAHAAVCHPIVLDDAGVLRDVDRPEALLAR; encoded by the coding sequence ATGCCCAAGGTGATCGCGCTGATGCTTGCCGCTGGGCGTGGCAGTCGCTTTGGCAGTGACAAGCGCGTCGCACTCATGGTGGATGGGCGCAGCCTGCTGGCAGCCAGCGTCGAACGGGCGCAGCAGGTGTTTAGCCAGGTGCATGTGCTGTTGCGCGCTGAGGATGACCCGCAAACGTTGGGCTTAGCAGCCGATTGCCAGGTCATTCGTTGCGCCGAGGCCGATCAAGGCATGGGCCACAGCCTGGCGGCCGGCATCCGCGGGCTGGCTGGGCAGGATGCCGAGGCCATTGCGGTAATGCTTGGCGATATGCCGTGGGTCAGCGCTCACAGCCTGCAGCAACTGTGCGACCAAGCGACGCCTGAGCGCATTGTTTATCCGCTGTGCGAAGGCCGGCGCGGGCACCCAGTGCTATTCGGTCGCGCCTTCTGGCCGCAGTTGCTGAACCTGACCGGCGATCAAGGCGCTCGCGAGCTGCTGCAAGCCCATGCAGCTGTCTGTCACCCTATCGTTCTGGACGATGCCGGTGTGCTGCGCGATGTTGATCGGCCTGAGGCACTGTTGGCGCGTTGA
- a CDS encoding XdhC family protein, with translation MQHLDLQVIRRALEWSRAGQRVWLCTVLGTYGSAPRAPGSLLAATASGEWIGSLSGGCVEDELLEQLVAGTFPEPLYLLRYGDGSDPRSQISLPCGGVLEVLVENLPADCEVQAHLRELEGALAGQRRLIREVALPTGERRLLTDSAQGPKVERQPHLLRLRVGAAQRLLLAGYSSVAHVCAEFAQSLGFEVVLCDPRDEVLQGVELPGVEIRRELPSEVIRLGGCHADTAVVALTHDPRIDDLAMIEAVRTEAFYIGVMGSMVTSAKRFERLRRVGGLDDAALARIIAPIGLNLGSKTPAEIALAVLADILRVRNGLPRDAL, from the coding sequence ATGCAACACCTTGATCTGCAAGTCATCCGCCGCGCGCTGGAGTGGTCCCGGGCAGGGCAGCGCGTGTGGCTGTGCACGGTGCTGGGCACTTATGGCTCGGCCCCGCGCGCGCCGGGCTCGCTGTTGGCGGCCACGGCGAGTGGCGAGTGGATAGGTTCTCTGTCCGGCGGCTGCGTCGAGGATGAGTTGCTTGAGCAGTTGGTTGCCGGCACCTTTCCCGAACCTTTGTATCTGCTGCGTTATGGCGATGGTAGCGACCCGCGCTCGCAGATCAGTCTGCCCTGTGGCGGCGTGCTGGAAGTGCTGGTGGAAAATCTGCCGGCTGACTGTGAGGTACAAGCACATCTGCGTGAGCTGGAAGGCGCGCTGGCTGGTCAGCGTCGGCTGATCCGTGAAGTCGCGCTGCCGACTGGTGAGCGCCGTTTGCTGACCGATAGCGCGCAGGGGCCAAAAGTTGAACGCCAACCGCATCTGCTGCGCCTGCGCGTCGGCGCGGCCCAGCGCCTGCTGCTGGCGGGGTATTCCTCGGTGGCCCATGTCTGTGCCGAGTTTGCCCAGAGCCTGGGTTTTGAAGTGGTGCTCTGTGACCCGCGTGACGAGGTGCTGCAAGGCGTCGAGTTACCGGGGGTGGAAATCCGTCGTGAGCTACCCTCGGAAGTCATCCGTCTGGGTGGCTGCCATGCCGACACCGCCGTGGTGGCGCTGACCCATGATCCGCGTATCGACGACCTGGCGATGATTGAGGCCGTGCGCACCGAAGCCTTCTATATCGGCGTGATGGGCTCCATGGTCACCAGCGCCAAACGTTTCGAACGCCTGCGTCGGGTCGGCGGGCTGGATGATGCGGCGCTGGCGCGGATCATCGCGCCGATTGGCCTGAATCTGGGTAGCAAAACCCCTGCGGAAATCGCCCTGGCGGTATTGGCTGACATCCTGCGGGTACGTAACGGCCTGCCGCGAGACGCGCTCTAA
- a CDS encoding cytochrome c, whose translation MRAFVLAALLPLTAFAADEQLIERGKYLARAADCVACHSIEGGAEYAGGLPLESPFGTIYGTNITPDKEHGIGNYSADDFYRAVAEGERRDGSNLYPAMPYTSYHLLKREDSDAIYAYLMSLEPIAKPSPQTDLSFPFNLRFGLSFWNMLYKDSVQLQPAEGKSEPWQRGQYLVEVLGHCGECHTPRNVLGALQQDERLQGAVILGYEAPSLLADDLAARGWNPEDLATFLKYGISAQGSMFNEMYPVFHHSTQYLPLDDHQAMSTYLLGDQPPEPRKVASVALDQLGASAQQGRQHYLNTCAGCHGAAGEGIPHVAVAMEGNTTLRLNDARNLLRVIDDGIKEQQFTGFERMQPMPGFSDKLDDGQMRDLLHYLRQTWGGQAAELSPQQVSQLRSEKGH comes from the coding sequence ATGCGCGCATTTGTGTTGGCAGCCTTGCTGCCGCTCACGGCCTTTGCGGCGGATGAGCAACTGATCGAACGCGGCAAGTACCTGGCGCGCGCCGCCGATTGCGTGGCGTGCCACAGCATCGAAGGCGGCGCCGAGTACGCCGGCGGCCTGCCGTTGGAGTCGCCGTTCGGCACCATCTACGGCACCAATATCACCCCGGACAAAGAGCATGGCATCGGCAATTACAGCGCCGATGATTTCTACCGCGCAGTAGCCGAAGGTGAGCGTCGCGATGGCAGCAATCTCTATCCGGCGATGCCCTACACCTCCTATCACCTGCTCAAGCGTGAAGACTCCGACGCCATCTATGCCTACCTGATGAGCCTGGAGCCGATCGCCAAGCCCAGTCCGCAAACTGACCTGAGTTTCCCGTTCAATCTGCGCTTCGGCCTGAGCTTCTGGAACATGTTGTACAAGGACAGCGTGCAGCTGCAGCCGGCTGAAGGCAAAAGTGAACCCTGGCAGCGCGGTCAGTATCTGGTCGAAGTGCTGGGCCACTGTGGCGAGTGCCACACCCCGCGCAATGTCCTTGGCGCGTTGCAGCAGGACGAGCGTCTGCAGGGCGCTGTGATACTCGGTTACGAGGCCCCCAGCCTGTTGGCAGACGACCTGGCCGCGCGCGGCTGGAACCCTGAGGACCTGGCCACTTTCCTCAAATACGGCATCAGTGCCCAGGGTTCGATGTTCAACGAGATGTACCCGGTGTTTCACCACAGTACCCAGTACCTGCCGCTGGACGATCACCAGGCCATGTCCACCTACCTGCTTGGTGACCAGCCGCCAGAGCCGCGCAAGGTCGCCAGCGTGGCGCTGGACCAGCTCGGCGCGAGTGCTCAGCAGGGCCGTCAGCACTACCTGAATACCTGCGCCGGTTGCCACGGTGCGGCGGGAGAGGGCATTCCCCACGTGGCCGTGGCCATGGAGGGCAACACCACCCTGCGCCTGAACGATGCGCGCAACCTGTTACGGGTGATTGATGACGGCATCAAGGAGCAGCAGTTCACCGGCTTTGAGCGTATGCAGCCGATGCCCGGCTTCAGCGACAAGCTGGATGACGGGCAGATGCGCGACCTGCTGCATTACCTGCGGCAGACCTGGGGTGGCCAGGCAGCCGAACTGAGCCCGCAACAGGTCAGCCAGCTACGCAGCGAGAAAGGCCATTAA
- a CDS encoding (2Fe-2S)-binding protein, giving the protein MAKRILSMIINSQAVGPVEVPDDLMMIDFLHEHLNLTGSRLGCGQGVCHACVAILDKADGTSEEVRTCITGVHFFDGKRVRTIEGHAKRDAQGEVSELNPIQQKFVDKFAFQCSYCTPGYVNAATVLVEKLQRQPVKRSELEGEIEDALGKHICRCTGYVRYYSAARDVVESLGLVKEG; this is encoded by the coding sequence ATGGCTAAGCGCATTTTGAGCATGATCATCAACAGCCAGGCCGTCGGCCCTGTTGAGGTGCCGGACGATCTGATGATGATCGACTTCCTGCATGAACACCTGAACCTCACCGGCTCGCGTTTAGGTTGCGGCCAGGGCGTGTGTCACGCCTGCGTGGCGATCCTCGACAAAGCGGATGGCACTAGCGAGGAGGTTCGCACCTGCATCACCGGCGTGCATTTCTTCGACGGCAAGCGTGTGCGCACCATCGAGGGCCACGCCAAGCGTGATGCCCAGGGCGAGGTCAGCGAGCTCAACCCGATCCAGCAGAAATTCGTCGACAAGTTTGCCTTCCAGTGCAGCTACTGCACCCCCGGCTATGTCAACGCCGCCACCGTATTGGTGGAAAAGCTGCAACGTCAGCCGGTTAAACGCAGCGAGCTGGAGGGCGAGATCGAAGACGCCCTGGGCAAGCACATCTGCCGCTGTACCGGCTACGTGCGCTACTACAGCGCCGCGCGCGATGTGGTGGAGTCACTCGGCCTGGTCAAGGAGGGATGA